One window from the genome of Macaca fascicularis isolate 582-1 chromosome 7, T2T-MFA8v1.1 encodes:
- the PAK6 gene encoding serine/threonine-protein kinase PAK 6 — MFRKKKKKRPEISAPQNFQHRVHTSFDPKEGKFVGLPPQWQNILDTLRRPKPVVDPSRITRVQLQPMKTVVRGSALPVDGYISGLLNDIQKLSVISSNTLRGRSPTSRRRAQSLGLLGDEHWATDPDMYLQSPQSERTDPHGLYLSCNGGTPAGHKQMPWPEPQSPRVLPNGLAAKAQSLGPTEFQGASPRCLQLGACLQSSPPGASPPTTTGRRGMKAAKHGSEEARPQSCLVGSATGRPGGEGSPSPKTQESSLKRRLFRSMFLSTAATAPPSSSKLGPPPQNKPNSSFRRPQKDNPPSLVAKAQSLPSDQPVGTFSPLTTSDTSSPQKSLRTAPATGPLPGRSSPAGSPRTWHTQISTSNLYLPQDPTVAKGTLAGEDTGVVTHEQFKAALRMVVDQGDPRLLLDSYVKIGEGSTGIVCLAREKHSGRQVAVKMMDLRKQQRRELLFNEVVIMRDYQHFNVVEMYKSYLVGEELWVLMEFLQGGALTDIVSQVRLNEEQIATVCEAVLQALAYLHAQGVIHRDIKSDSILLTLDGRVKLSDFGFCAQISKDVPKRKSLVGTPYWMAPEVISRSLYATEVDIWSLGIMVIEMVDGEPPYFSDSPVQAMKRLRDSPPPKLKNSHKVSPVLRDFLERMLVRDPQERATAQELLDHPFLLQTGLPECLVPLIQLYRKQTSTC, encoded by the exons ATGTTCcgcaagaaaaagaagaaacgcCCTGAGATCTCAGCCCCACAGAACTTCCAGCACCGTGTCCACACCTCCTTCGACCCCAAAGAAGGCAAGTTTGTGGGCCTTCCCCCACAATGGCAGAACATCCTGGACACACTGCGGCGCCCCAAGCCCGTGGTGGACCCTTCGCGAATCACACGGGTGCAGCTCCAGCCCATGAAG ACAGTGGTGCGGGGCAGCGCGCTGCCAGTGGATGGCTACATCTCGGGGCTGCTCAACGACATCCAGAAGTTGTCGGTCATCAGCTCCAACACCCTGCGCGGCCGCAGTCCCACCAGCCGGCGGCGGGCACAGTCCCTGGGGCTGCTGGGGGATGAGCACTGGGCCACCGACCCAGACATGTACCTCCAGAGTCCCCAGTCTGAGCGCACTGACCCCCACGGCCTCTACCTCAGCTGCAACGGGGGCACACCAGCAGGCCACAAGCAGATGCCGTGGCCCGAGCCACAGAGCCCACGGGTCCTGCCCAATGGGCTGGCTGCAAAGGCACAGTCCCTGGGCCCCACCGAATTTCAGGGTGCCTCACCGCGCTGTCTGCAGCTGGGTGCTTGCCTGCAGAGCTCCCCACCAGGAGCCTCACCCCCCACAACCACTGGTAGGCGTGGAATGAAGGCTGCCAAGCATGGCTCTGAGGAGGCCCGGCCACAGTCCTGCCTGGTGGGCTCAGCCACAGGCAGGCCAGGTGGGGAAGGCAGCCCTAGCCCTAAGACCCAGGAGAGCAGCCTGAAGCGTAGGCTATTCCGAAGCATGTTCCTGTCCACTGCTGCCACGGCCCCTCCAAGCAGCAGCAAGCTAGGCCCTCCACCACAGAACAAG CCCAACTCCTCTTTCCGACGGCCACAGAAAGACAACCCTCCAAGCCTGGTGGCCAAGGCCCAGTCCTTGCCCTCGGACCAGCCGGTGGGGACCTTCAGCCCTCTGACCACTTCGGATACCAGCAGCCCCCAGAAGTCCCTCCGCACAGCCCCGGCCACAGGTCCGCTTCCAGGCCGGTCTTCCCCAGCAGGTTCCCCCCGCACCTGGCACACCCAGATCAGCACCAGCAACCTGTACCTGCCCCAGGACCCCACGGTTGCCAAGGGCACTCTGGCTGGTGAGGACACAGGTGTTGTGACACATgagcagttcaaggctgcactcAGGATGGTGGTGGACCAGGGTGACCCCCGGCTGTTGCTGGACAGCTACGTGAAGATTGGCGAGGGCTCCACCGGCATCGTCTGTTTGGCCCGGGAGAAGCACTCGGGCCGCCAGGTGGCCGTCAAGATGATGGACCTCAGGAAGCAGCAGCGCAGGGAGCTGCTCTTCAACGAG GTGGTGATCATGCGGGACTACCAGCACTTCAACGTGGTGGAGATGTACAAGAGCTACCTAGTGGGCGAGGAGCTGTGGGTGCTCatggagttcctgcagggaggagCCCTCACAGACATCGTCTCCCAAGTCAG GCTGAATGAAGAGCAGATCGCCACTGTGTGTGAGGCTGTGCTGCAGGCCCTGGCTTACCTGCATGCCCAGGGTGTCATCCACCGGGACATCAAGAGTGACTCCATCCTGCTGACCCTGGATGGCAGG GTGAAGCTCTCGGACTTCGGATTCTGTGCTCAGATCAGCAAAGACGTCCCTAAGAGGAAGTCCCTGGTGGGAACCCCCTACTGGATGGCTCCTGAAGTGATCTCCAGGTCTTTGTATGCCACTGAG GTGGATATCTGGTCTCTGGGCATCATGGTGATTGAGATGGTGGATGGGGAGCCACCCTACTTCAGTGACTCCCCAGTGCAAGCCATGAAGAGGCTCCGGGACAGCCCCCCGCCCAAGCTGAAAAACTCTCACAAG GTCTCCCCAGTACTGCGAGACTTCCTGGAGCGGATGCTGGTGCGGGACCCCCAAGAGAGAGCCACAGCCCAGGAGCTCCTAGACCACCCCTTCCTGCTGCAGACAGGGCTACCCGAGTGCCTGGTGCCCCTGATCCAGCTCTACCGCAAGCAGACCTCCACCTGCTGA
- the ANKRD63 gene encoding ankyrin repeat domain-containing protein 63: MLKPKDLCPRAGTRTFLEAMQAGKVHLARFVLDALDRSIIDCRAEQGRTPLMVAVGLPDPALRARFVRLLLEQGAAVNLRDERGRTALSLACERGHLDAVQLLVQFSGDPEAADSAGNSPVMWAAACGHGAVLEFLVRSFRRLGLRLDRTNRAGLTALQLAAARGHGTCVQALTGPWGRAAAAAAARGSNSDSPPGHPAPAPSPERRRPSPRRLPRPLLARFARAAGGHGHGGEAGLAGKNSGRHRAQGSERPELGRSMSLALGAVTEEEAARLRAGALMALPNSPQSSGTGRWRSQEVLEGAPPTLVQAPIGLSPHPEGGPGSGRLGLRRRSTAPDIPSLVGEAPGPESGPELEANALPVSVPGPNPWQAGTEAVVLRAQR, from the coding sequence ATGCTCAAACCCAAGGACCTGTGTCCCCGAGCGGGGACGCGCACCTTCCTGGAGGCCATGCAGGCGGGCAAAGTGCACTTGGCCCGCTTCGTGTTGGATGCGCTGGACCGCAGCATCATCGACTGCCGCGCGGAGCAGGGCCGTACGCCGCTCATGGTGGCCGTGGGGCTGCCGGACCCGGCTCTGCGCGCGCGCTTCGTGCGGCTGCTGCTTGAGCAGGGTGCTGCCGTGAACCTGCGGGACGAGCGCGGCCGCACCGCACTCAGTCTGGCGTGCGAGCGAGGCCACCTGGACGCCGTGCAGCTGCTGGTGCAGTTCAGTGGTGACCCCGAGGCGGCCGACTCTGCGGGCAACAGCCCGGTGATGTGGGCGGCGGCCTGCGGCCACGGGGCAGTGCTCGAGTTCCTGGTGCGGTCCTTCCGCCGCCTAGGCCTGCGCCTCGACCGCACCAACCGTGCGGGGCTCACCGCGCTGCAACTGGCTGCCGCCCGCGGCCACGGGACCTGTGTGCAGGCCCTCACCGGGCCCTGGGGccgcgccgccgccgcagccGCGGCCCGGGGCTCCAACTCCGATAGTCCCCCTGGCCACCCCGCCCCCGCGCCCAGCCCCGAGCGTCGACGACCCAGCCCCCGCCGCCTCCCGCGGCCTCTCCTGGCGCGCTTTGCGCGAGCGGCGGGCGGCCACGGCCACGGCGGCGAGGCTGGCTTAGCGGGCAAGAATTCGGGCCGGCACCGGGCGCAGGGCAGTGAACGGCCCGAGCTGGGTCGGAGCATGAGCCTGGCGCTGGGTGCGGTGACCGAGGAGGAGGCGGCCCGCCTGCGGGCTGGGGCCCTGATGGCCCTACCAAACTCGCCCCAGTCTTCGGGGACTGGGCGGTGGCGCTCACAGGAGGTGCTGGAGGGAGCGCCCCCAACCTTAGTGCAAGCCCCCATTGGCCTCAGCCCCCATCCGGAGGGCGGCCCCGGCTCCGGCCGCCTGGGTTTGCGCCGACGCTCCACAGCCCCAGATATCCCCAGCCTGGTCGGTGAGGCGCCAGGGCCCGAGAGTGGCCCGGAGTTAGAGGCCAACGCTCTGCCTGTCTCGGTGCCTGGGCCGAACCCTTGGCAGGCGGGCACCGAGGCTGTGGTGCTGCGTGCTCAGCGGTAA